The bacterium genome has a window encoding:
- a CDS encoding type II toxin-antitoxin system mRNA interferase toxin, RelE/StbE family — translation MFYILPELLQPLRYSLKSLWVLRVGDYRIIYKIEGNTIAILKIGHRKEVYQGILTRLPF, via the coding sequence ATTTTTTATATCCTACCTGAACTCTTACAACCATTAAGATACAGCCTCAAGTCTCTCTGGGTTTTGAGAGTTGGTGATTACAGAATCATTTACAAAATTGAAGGTAACACTATTGCAATATTAAAAATAGGTCACCGTAAAGAAGTGTATCAGGGTATCCTCACCCGATTACCTTTCTGA